A region from the Methylocella sp. genome encodes:
- a CDS encoding FAD-binding oxidoreductase: MELTGWGRYPRFETTMFTPSSAAEAIDLQTGLKGFAPRGNGRAYGDAAIGVASSLCLRGLNRMRAFDAGSGRLTVEAGVMLKDIIATFLPRGFFPPVVPGTKLVTVGGMIAADIHGKNHHRRGGFGQHVESLLLALPSGEVVVCSPHENSDLFEATIGGMGLTGTILEATFHLLRVESGWMLQHTVAAKDLDAALAALSDNEDATYSSAWIDCIARGAALGRSLIYIGEHASRKDVEALAPGSQMMPGLRKRPLAIPVDLPSFMLNRGSVATFNELYFRKGAMSVGKPFLNAIDPFFFPLDGVLEWNRIYGKGGFLQHQCVAPIEHASRVIGEILTRVSGRGNESFLAVLKKFGASSKGLMSFPSRGFTLALDLSIDQGIFDFLDEIDQLVVAAGGRIYLAKDARQSRATFEAGYPNLQRFREIRRQTGAEGHIASRLSNRLGI, from the coding sequence ATGGAACTGACCGGCTGGGGACGCTATCCGCGGTTCGAGACGACGATGTTTACGCCGAGCTCAGCGGCCGAAGCCATTGATCTGCAAACCGGCCTCAAGGGCTTCGCGCCGCGCGGCAATGGCCGCGCCTATGGCGACGCCGCAATCGGCGTGGCGTCGAGCCTTTGCCTGCGCGGATTGAATCGTATGCGCGCATTCGATGCGGGCTCCGGCCGCTTGACTGTTGAAGCTGGGGTTATGCTTAAGGACATTATTGCAACCTTCCTTCCTCGCGGCTTTTTCCCCCCAGTCGTTCCGGGGACGAAGCTCGTTACGGTTGGCGGCATGATCGCGGCCGATATCCACGGCAAGAATCATCATCGCCGCGGCGGCTTCGGCCAACATGTCGAGTCGCTGCTTCTTGCTTTGCCCTCCGGCGAGGTTGTCGTCTGTTCGCCGCACGAGAATTCAGACCTGTTTGAGGCGACAATCGGCGGCATGGGACTGACCGGAACAATCCTTGAGGCGACTTTTCATCTGCTCCGCGTCGAGTCCGGCTGGATGCTCCAACATACAGTGGCGGCCAAGGATCTCGATGCGGCGCTCGCAGCTCTATCTGACAATGAGGATGCGACATATTCCTCCGCCTGGATCGATTGCATCGCTAGAGGCGCAGCGCTCGGCCGCTCGCTGATCTATATTGGCGAGCATGCCTCAAGGAAGGACGTAGAGGCCCTGGCTCCGGGGTCGCAGATGATGCCTGGGCTTCGCAAGCGGCCCCTCGCAATTCCAGTGGATCTGCCTTCCTTCATGCTCAATCGCGGGAGCGTCGCGACTTTCAATGAACTCTATTTCCGCAAAGGCGCGATGTCCGTGGGCAAGCCATTCTTGAATGCGATCGATCCGTTCTTTTTCCCGCTCGACGGCGTTCTCGAATGGAACCGGATCTACGGCAAAGGCGGTTTTTTGCAGCATCAGTGCGTCGCGCCCATCGAACATGCGAGCCGCGTGATTGGTGAAATTCTGACGCGGGTCTCCGGACGCGGCAATGAATCTTTCCTTGCGGTCCTGAAGAAATTTGGGGCTTCCTCGAAGGGGTTGATGTCCTTTCCAAGTCGTGGCTTCACGCTGGCGCTCGACCTTTCGATCGATCAAGGGATTTTCGACTTTCTGGATGAAATCGACCAACTGGTCGTAGCTGCTGGCGGGCGCATCTATCTCGCCAAAGACGCGCGGCAATCACGCGCGACATTTGAGGCAGGCTATCCCAATCTTCAACGCTTTCGGGAAATTCGACGACAGACAGGCGCGGAAGGTCACATAGCCTCGCGGTTGTCGAACCGGCTCGGAATTTAA
- a CDS encoding SDR family oxidoreductase has translation MEKSQSLLVLGGSSDIGRACALRFAESGAQIMLAGRDLEALQREAQDIAVRTGAKASLHKLDILDGDAFRSFVHDLPALPDTVICVIGVLGEQSRAETEVAYASRIIRTNCEGPAILLGLFAEHFLARGSGAIVGVSSVAGERGRASNYVYGAGKAGLTAFLSGLRNRLGKTNIRVITVKPGFVRTRMTKDMKLPGLLTAEPEEVAEAIFRAVAVRPRDVIYVKPIWLIVMTIIKAIPEPIFKRLRI, from the coding sequence ATGGAAAAAAGCCAATCGCTTCTCGTTCTCGGCGGCTCTTCGGATATCGGCCGCGCGTGCGCCTTGCGATTTGCCGAGTCGGGCGCACAAATCATGCTCGCTGGCCGCGATCTCGAAGCGCTGCAACGAGAGGCGCAAGACATCGCGGTTCGAACTGGCGCGAAAGCATCGCTGCACAAGCTCGATATTCTCGATGGCGACGCCTTTCGGTCCTTCGTCCATGATCTGCCCGCGCTGCCCGATACAGTGATCTGCGTCATCGGCGTTCTCGGCGAGCAGTCGCGTGCGGAAACCGAGGTTGCATATGCGAGCCGCATCATTCGAACGAATTGCGAAGGTCCCGCGATTCTTCTTGGCCTCTTCGCCGAACATTTTCTTGCGCGCGGCTCTGGCGCGATCGTCGGCGTGAGCTCTGTTGCAGGGGAGCGAGGGCGCGCGTCAAATTACGTCTATGGCGCCGGCAAGGCTGGACTGACGGCTTTTCTGTCTGGCTTGCGGAACCGGCTTGGCAAGACGAATATCCGGGTCATCACCGTCAAGCCGGGCTTCGTGCGCACCCGTATGACAAAAGATATGAAACTTCCAGGTCTGTTGACGGCCGAGCCGGAAGAAGTGGCCGAAGCGATCTTTCGCGCAGTCGCAGTCCGGCCGCGCGACGTTATCTACGTCAAACCGATTTGGCTGATCGTCATGACGATTATCAAGGCGATCCCGGAGCCGATTTTCAAGCGGCTGCGAATCTGA